In Amaranthus tricolor cultivar Red isolate AtriRed21 chromosome 5, ASM2621246v1, whole genome shotgun sequence, a genomic segment contains:
- the LOC130814335 gene encoding histone H2A, producing the protein MDSTGGKAKKGAAGRKGGGPKKKPVSRSVKAGLQFPVGRIGRYLKKGRYAQRVGTGAPVYLAAVLEYLAAEVLELAGNAARDNKKNRIIPRHVLLAVRNDDELGKLLAGVTIAHGGVLPNINPVLLPKKTAEKTPKEPKSPSKATKSPKKA; encoded by the exons atGGATTCCACTGGAGGAAAGGCAAAGAAAGGAGCAGCCGGAAGGAAAGGAGGAGGCCCAAAGAAGAAGCCAGTTTCAAGGTCAGTTAAAGCTGGTTTGCAGTTTCCAGTTGGAAGAATTGGAAGGTATTTGAAGAAAGGAAGATATGCTCAACGTGTTGGTACCGGTGCTCCCGTTTATTTGGCTGCCGTTCTTGAGTACCTTGCAGCTGAG gtGTTGGAGTTGGCTGGAAATGCAGCAAGAGACAACAAGAAGAATAGAATCATCCCAAGGCACGTTCTTCTTGCAGTGAGGAACGATGATGAGCTTGGAAAATTGTTAGCTGGAGTAACAATTGCTCATGGAGGTGTTCTTCCAAACATTAATCCGGTTTTGTTGCCAAAGAAGACTGCAGAGAAGACTCCCAAAGAGCCTAAATCTCCATCCAAAGCCACCAAATCACCAAAGAAAGCTTAG